The Streptomyces capitiformicae genome contains the following window.
ACCTCAATGGCTTCAAGGACTTCAAGGACTTCAAGGACTTCCATGACCGAGCTGCGCGGCACCGTCGAGACTTTCTGGGCCACCGCCCAGGCCCGGGACTGGGACGCGTTCGCCGAGACACTGGCCGAGGACGTGGTGTACGAGCTGCCGCAGACGCGTGAGCGAATCCACGGCAGGGAGCGATATGTCCAGTTCAACAGGGAGTATCCGGGCGACTGGCAGGCGCGGGTCGTGCGGATCGTCGCCGAACCCGGGCAGGTCGTCAGCTGGATGCATGTCACGGTGGGGCTGGAGGAGATGCACGCCATCTCGTTCTTCACCGGCGACGAGCAGGGCCGGATAGCCGCCGTCACCGACTTCTGGCCCGAGCCGTACGAGCCTCCGACCGGCCGGGAGCACCTCGTCGAGCGGTACTGAGCAGCCCGCCGCGATGGGCTCGGCGGACCGACCCCGCGGCCGGGCGTCCGGCGTGGGCACCGTACAGTGGAAGGCGTGTACCGGTTTCTGCTGACGCCCCGATGGTGGGGGATCAACGTCTTCGTGCTGCTCGCCATCCCCTTCTGTGTGTTCATGGGGTCGTGGCAGCTGAGCCGGTTCGAGGACCGGATGGCGGACCATCGCGCGGCGACCGAGAAGGTCGACCCGGCGGACCGGGCTCCGGCGCGTCCGCTGGACGAGTTGCTGCCGGTGGACAAGGAGACCTCCGGCGAGCTCGCCACCGTGAGCGGACGGTACGGCGAGCAGCTCCTGGTGCCGAACCGGACGCTCGACGACAGGACCGGCTTCTACGTACTGACGCTGCTGCGCACCGACGGGGGCAAGAGCCTGCCCGTCGTACGGGGCTGGCTGCCCGGCACCGCGGACGCGGACCGCGCTCCGGCCGCACCCACCGGCGAGGTCACCGTGACCGGCGTGCTCCAGGCGTCCGAGACCCCGGGGTCGAACGGCGTGGCCGTACAAGGCGGTCTGCCTGCCGGGCAGACCGGCGCGATCAGCGCGGCGACGCTCGTGAACCTGGTGCCGGACGACCTGTACGACGCCTGGATCACGCTCGACAAGGGCGACTCGGGGATGAAGGCCGTCCCCGCCACCGCCCCGCAGGACACCGGACTCGACCTCAAGGCGTTCCAGAACCTCGGCTACACCGGCGAGTGGTTCGTCTTCGCCGGCTTCGTCGTCTTCATGTGGTTCCGCCTGTTCCGCCGCGAGGTGGAGTTCATCCGGGACGCCGAACTGGGCCTGGTCCCGGACGAGGACGGCGACGGCTCCGCCGAGGGCCGTGCCACCGAGGACCGGTCCCGGGAAGCCGAGCCCGCCCAGTAGAACGGGCCCCGTCAGAACAGGCCCCCGTCACGAAGTCGTCAGCAACCCCGTCCGGTAGACCACGCCCGCGCAGGCGTTGCTCACGGCGGTGCTGAACGTGGCCACGCCGCCCTCCGCAATGTGGGAGACCAGGACGCTGCCGTCGACGACGCCGTCCTCGGTGAGCATCTGGGTGGTCACGGAGTTGCTGCCGTCCGAGGTGGTGGTGGTGCTGCCGGTCCCGTTCTCCGTGGGGGTCGGGTCCGGGGTCGGCTCGCCGCCGCCGCTGGTGCCGCCGGTCGTGTCACCACCGCTGGACGGGCAGGGCTCCGAGGGCACCCAGGCGAACTGCACCTGGTATGAGCTGCCCGGCGCCAGCACCAGCGTGGTGGGGGACAGCGACGGGTCGGGCAGCGAGGCGGCCGCGTCGCCCGCGACATGGTTCACCACGCTGATCTTGGTCGCGTCCGCGGCGCCCTGCGCGGTCGTACTCACGGCGCCCGCGCCGGCGACCGTACAGCTGCTGCCGGAGATGTTGGACACGTGGAAGCTGCCGTAGACGGCGCCGACCGAGTCCGGGGCGCCCACGCTTCCGGTCCCGCCGAGCTGGGCGGCCGTACAGGCCGGCGCGCTCGCTGGGGTCGACGCCGCCTCGGGAGCAGTGCCGGTGGAGCCGTTGCTCTCGCCCTTGTCCTTCTCGTCCTTGTCCTTGCCGTTGCCCTTGCCGGACTCCGTGGAGCCGCCGGAGGAACCGCCCGACGAACCGCTTCCGCCGGTCTGCCCCTTGGACTGGCCCTCGCCGTCCTGGGTCTCCGAGCCGTGACCGGCGACGGAGGGGTTGACTTCTGAGCCGGTGGACTTGGAGACATGGACGAGGGCCGGGACGGCCGTGCCCATCAAGAGCGCGGCGGCCGCCATGCCGACGACGGCCTGACGCTTACGCGCCCGCCGGGCCGGTACCGCTCGCCGCAGATGCTGCAAGGTGCCTTCGCGCGGCTCGATCTCCGCCACGGCCTGGTGCAGCAGATTCCGCAGCACCAGCTCGTCCGAGCCGAACCCAACCGGCCCCCGGCCGTTCGGACTCACGCTGTCCGGGCTCACGCTGTCCGGGCCCAGGTCCATCGAGCGCCGGTCATCCGAACCCGAGACACTCGAACCGGAGCCGCTCGAACCAGAGAGGCTCAAACCAGAGAGGCTCGAACCCGAGCCCCCCGTCCCGGCGACACCATCCGTCCCCGAGCCGGGGTCGTCCGTCCCGGAGCCGGAGTCGTCCGTCCCGGAGGCGTCCGAACGCAGACCGTCCAGACCGTCCGGACCGTCTGTATCGTCCGGACCGCGGCCTTCGAGACCCTGGCCCTTGGTGGGGCCTTGTTCTTCGGGGCCGTGATTCACAATTCCGTTCCCAGCGTGCGATTGCGTTTCTTCGTGCTCGTCGTCCCTGCGCCCCCAGGAGGCCCGCCTCCGGGCGGCGAGCTCATCGTGCCCGTCGTCCCTGGCCGACCCGCTCATGCCGGCGCCTCCATGGCGACGCGCAGGGCCGCGATGCCGCGGGAGCCGTACGCCTTGACCGAGCCCAGCGATATGCCGAGCGTCTCGGCGACCTGGGCCTCGGTCATGTCGGCGAAGTAGCGCAGCACGAGGACCTCGCGCTGACGGCGCTGCAGGCCCTTCATCGCCTTGATGAGGGAGTCGCGCTCCAGCTGGTCGTACGCGCCCTCCTCCGCGCTCGCCATGTCGGGCATCGGCTTCGAGAGGAGCTTCAGACCGAGGATGCGGCGGCGCAGGGCGGAGCGCGAGAGATTCACGACCGTCTGGCGCAGATAGGCGAGCGTCTTCTCGGGGTCACGGACGCGCTTGCGCGCCGAGTGCACGCGGATGAATGCCTCCTGGACGACGTCCTCGCAGGAGGCGGTGTCGTCGAGGAGGAGGGCCGCGAGGCCGAGGAGCGAACGGTAGTGGGCGCGATAGGTCTCGGTGAGATGGTCGACCGTCGTACCGGAAGCCGGCACCGTGGACGTGTCGTCCGCGCCGTCACGCTGACTGGGTATGCGGGTGGGCCGCGCCGCGGGCATCGGCGCGATCACCGGCATGCCGCCGGCCGAACCGGGCATGCGGGGACGGCGGGGTGGACGAAGGGCGGCGCCCCTCGCCTGTACCGCGGTGAAGTCGAGTACCTCTGCCACGCCTGTTGGACCCGCATCCCCCCGTCGGGGTTGTACGCGACAGGCATCACTTTTGCGTCAGACCGCACATTCGTCCGCACACCCGTTTCTACGGCACCCCCCGCACCCGTTGGTACGACCCTCCGAACAACGGACAGCGCGTCGAACGCTCTCATGCGTACCAGCTCTTCCCCTATGCCCCAAGTGTGCGACGCCCAGCCCCGCCGAAGGGCGCCTGTTAAAGACGCTCCCCGTCCGCCGCGCGGTTGCGGCGGACGGGGAGCAAAATCCTCGATCCACGGGAGGCCTGAATCAACCCGGAAATCGTTCGACGACTCGGCCGGAAATCCTCCGCCCAGCCGAACCGCCGACTCGAAGAACTTACACGCCACCACCGACAACGGCCCACAGCAGTGGATATCACCCACAGCAGGCGGCAACAGCCGGTCTACACCGCGGGCAGCCGACCCGCACCGGATTCGCGGAACAGTGCACCGTAGGCCAACGGACCGTGCCCCCAGGGGCAACGAGCCATCCCCCGCACGGAGCGGCGCCCTACGCCGCCAACTCCGCCGCCACCAACTCCGCGATCTGCGCCGTGTTCAGCGCGGCACCCTTGCGCAGATTGTCGCCGCAGACGAAGAGTTCGAGGGCCGTCGGGTCATCCAGGGCCCGGCGTACGCGCCCCACCCAGGTCGGGTCGGTGCCCACCACGTCGGCGGGGGTGGGGAACTCCCCGGCGCCCGGGTCGTCGTACAGCACGACCCCTGGGGCGGTGGCGAGGATCTCGCGCGCCTTGGCGACCGTGACCTCGCCCTCGAAGCAGGCGTGGACGGTCAGGGAATGGGCGGTGACGACCGGGACGCGTACGCAGGTCACGGCGACCGGCAGGTTCGGCAGGCCGAGGATCTTGCGGGACTCGTCCCGTACCTTCATCTCCTCCGAGGACCAGCCGTCCGCGCGCGGCGATCCGGCCCACGGCACCACGTTCAGCGCCACCGGCTCCGGGAACGGCCCGGTGTGGTCGCCCACGGCCCGTCGTACGTCACCGGGGCTGGTCCCCAGCTCCGTACCGGCAACGAGGGCGATCTGCCGGCGCAGGGTCTCGACGCCCGCGCGGCCCGCGCCGCTCACGGCCTGATAGCTGGACACCACCAGTTCACGCAGCCCGAACTCGGCGTGCAGCGCGCCGAGCGCCACGATCATGGAGAGGGTGGTGCAGTTGGGGTTGGCGACGATGCCGCGCGGGCGGGCCCGCAGGGCGTGCCGGTTGACCTCGGGGACGACGAGGGGCACCTGTGGGTCCATCCGGAAGGCGCCCGAGTTGTCCACCACGACCGTGCCCTTGGCCGCCGCGATCGGCGCCCAGCGCTCCGCGACCTCGTCCGGTACGTCGAACATGGCGACGTCGACCCCGTCGAAGGCCTCCTCCGACAGGGCCGTCACCTCAACCTCCTCCCCGCGCACGGCCAGCTTGCGGCCGGCCGAGCGGGGGGAGGCGATCAGACGGATCTCGCCCCAGATGTCCGCGCGGTGGGACAGGATCTGGAGCATGACCGTGCCGACGGCCCCGGTCGCACCCACGACCGCGAGCGTCGGCCTGCCGGTGCGCCCGGCGTCAGCGGCCATCAGCGACGCGGTCTCCGGCAGTGGCGGAACGGACGCTCATCGACCGGTGCCTCCGTAGACGACGGCCTCGTCGCTGTCGGAGTCGAGCCCGAAGGCGGTGTGCACGGCGCGCACGGCCTCGGGGACGTCGTCGGCGCGGGTGACGACCGAGATACGGATCTCGGAGGTCGAGATCAGCTCGATGTTCACGCCGGCGTCGGACAGGGCCTCGAAGAAGGAGGCCGTGACACCCGGGTTGGTCTTCATGCCGGCGCCGACGAGGGAGATCTTGCCGATCTGGTCGTCGTAGCGCAGCGAGTCGAAGCCGATGCCGTCCTTGTTCTTCTCCAGGGCGTCGATCGCCTTGCGGCCCTCGGTCTTGGGGAGGGTGAAGGAGATGTCCGTGAGGCCGGTCGTCACGGCGGAGACGTTCTGCACCACCATGTCGATGTTGACCTCGGCGTCGGCGATGGCGCGGAAGATCGCGGCGGCCTCGCCCGGCTTGTCGGGGACGCCGACGACCGTGACCTTGGCCTCGGAGACGTCGTGGGCGACTCCGGAGATGATGGCGTGCTCCACCTTGTTGTCCCCTTGCGACTCAGGCTTCTCGTTGCTGACCCAGGTGCCCGGCAGTCCGGAGAAGGACGAGCGGACGTGGATCGGGATGTTGTAGCGGCGGGCGTACTCGACACAGCGGTGGAGCAGCACCTTCGAACCGGACGACGCCAGTTCGAGCATGTCCTCGGAAGAGATCCAGTCGATCTTCTTCGCCTTCTTCACGACCCGCGGGTCGGCGGTGAAGACGCCGTCGACGTCGGTGTAGATCTCACAGACCTCGGCGTCCAGGGCGGCGGCCAGCGCGACGGCGGTCGTGTCCGATCCGCCGCGACCCAGCGTGGTGATGTCCTTGCTGTCCGCGCTGACGCCCTGGAACCCGGCGACGATGGCGATGTTGCCGCCGTCCAGCGCCGTACGGATACGGCCGGGTGTGACGTCGATGATCCGGGCTTTGTTGTGGACCGAGTCGGTGATGACGCCTGCCTGGCTGCCGGTGAACGACTGGGCCTCGTGCCCCAGGTTTTTGATCGCCATGGCCAGCAGAGCCATGGCGATACGCTCTCCGGCGGTCAGCAGCATGTCGAACTCACGGCCGGTAGGCATCGGCGATACCTGCTCGGCGAGATCGATCAGCTCGTCCGTCGTGTCGCCCATCGCGGAAACGACGACGACCACCTGGTGGCCGTCCTTCTTCGTTTCCACGATCCGCTTGGCGACGCGCTTGATGCCCTCGGCATCGGCTACGGAGGAGCCTCCGTACTTCTGCACGACAAGGCCCACGTGCGCTCCTCGCTCCGTTTCAGTCCCTTATCCGCACATACACACGTACTGCGGCGGTCGGCTCAGTCTAACGAGCGGCCGAAATTCCCTTCCCGGCTCCCGCATGGTGAGATGTCCCGCTCACCCCTTGATCACCTCGGATTTCTCCGGGAGTCCACCGGTTTTCACCCGGCTTCTCGCCCGGACATCCGGCCGCTCCGGGAACGTCTCTGCCCACCTCCCCGCCGAACAGTCGACGAGAGACCGGAAAAGTGCCCCGAGTCACACCAAGGGGCCCCTCGCCGAAGGAAGCCCAACTTTCAAGCACTAAGGTCGGTGCCGTGCGCGTACTTCTGGTGGAAGACGACGAGCCGGTCGCCGAGTCCCTGCGACGTGGGCTCCTGCGATACGGGTTCGAGGTGGAGTGGGTCACCACGGGCGGCGCGGCGCTGTCGTACCAGGGGCCGTACGACGTCGTCCTGCTCGACCTCGGGCTGCCCGACACCGACGGCCTCGACGTCTGCAAGGTGCTGCGGGACCGCAGTGCCGTGCCGATCATCGTGATCAGCGCGCGCAGCGACGAGACGGACCGGGTGGTCGGCCTGGAACTCGGCGCCGACGACTACGTCTCCAAGCCGTTCGGCGTACGCGAGGTGATCGCCCGGATAAGGGCCGTCATGCGCCGGATACAGCCGCGCACCACCGACGTGCCCGCCGTCGGCCCCGACCGGTACGGCTCCCGGCTCACCATCGACCGCAAGGCCGCGCGCGTCCACCTCGACGGTACGGAGGTGGGGCTCGCCCCCAAGGAGTACGACCTGCTGGCGTTCCTCGCCGAGGAGCCGGGCGCGCTGATGTCGCGCGAGCAGATCATGGAGGCGGTCTGGGACGCGAACTGGTTCGGGCCGACGAAGACGCTGGACGTGCACGTGGCCGCGCTGCGCCGGAAGCTGGCCGGGGCGATCACGATCGAGGCGGTACGGGGGGTCGGGTTCCGGCTGATCGTGACGGAGGACGCCGGTACGGACAAGGACAGCAGCGCGTCATGATCCGTCAGCTCATCCGCAGTTACGTGCTCCTCGTGGCTGTGGCCATCGCCCTGTTCACCGTGCCGGTGGCGTTCACGCTCACCAATCAGTTGCGGGGCGACACCAGCCAAGCCGTCAAGCGTGAGGCCGAGACCATGGCGCGGCTGCTCGGCACCGGTGACTCCGCCTCCTGCGCGGCCCTGGCGCAGATGGCCGGCGCGTACCCGCCCAACGAAGAGAAGGTCGAGGTCACCGCGACCAACAGGTGCGCGATGGAGGGCCTGCGGGAACCGAGCGCGGACACGGCGCTGGCCGAGGCTCTGGAGCGTGGCAGAAACACCGTCGACTGGGGCTCCGACTTCATCTGGGGCGAGAACCTGGTGGTCACCGTTCCCGCCTTCGAGCGCTCGCCGGACGGGAAGACCGAGACGAAGAAGGTCGTCGGCGCCGTCCGCATCATGTTCTCCACCGATCACCTCACGGCCCGGCTCTGGCAGATCTGGGGCTTCCGGGCGGGGCTGGCCGTCCTGGTACTCCTGGCCGCGGCGATCATCGGCGCCTTCGCCGCCCGTCGCCTGACCGCCCCCCTCCGCCAACTCAACGAGATGGCGAGCAAGATGAGCGACGGCGACCTCACCGCCCGCTCCCCCGTCACGGGCCCCCAGGAGACCCAGACCCTGGCCCGCACCCTGAACCAGGCGGGCGAACGCCTGGACACCCTGATCGCCTCGCAACGCATCTTCGTGGCGGACGCCTCGCACCAACTGCGAACCCCGCTGACCGCCCTTCGCCTGTCGCTGGACAACATCGCGGACGGCGTGGACGACGAGTTCGTACGGGAGGACGTGGAGCAGGCCACCGCCGAGGTGGTCCGGATGAGCCGCCTCGTCAACGGGCTGCTGGTGCTGGCCCGGGCGGAGGCGAAGGTGACGGCGGCGGAACCGCTGTCCCTGCGCGATGTCATCCAGGAACGTCTCGACGTGTGGAGACCGGCCGCCGACGAGCGCGGAGTCACCATCACGCTCAGGGGGAGTGCCGACGGCCGGCCGCTTGTGCTGGCCAGTCCCGGTCATCTGGACCAGGTCCTGGACAACGTGTTTTCCAACGCCCTGGAGGTCTCACCGGACGGTGCGACCATCACCGTGCGGGTGGAGTCCCGGGGCGACGAGGTGGTGCTGTCGGTGCTGGACGAGGGGCCCGGTATGTCGGACGCCGAGAAGTCCCGTGCCTTCGACCGCTTCTGGCGCGGTCAGGGCCTCACCGGCAAGTCCGGTTCCGGCCTCGGCCTCGCCGTCGTCAAGCAACTCGTCACCGACGACGGCGGAACCGTGACCCTCAAGGACGCGCCCGGCGGCGGCCTGTGCGTCGCGCTCACGCTGCGGGCGGCGCGACACGGGAGTGGTTGAGCCGGGGGGTGGAGGGCTCAGCCGTGGCCCTTGTGGCCGTCGGCTGGTGATCAGCCCTCGGGCATCGCGGACGAGTGGTGGTTGACGATCTTCCACACGCCGTTCCGCTTCTCGTACTCGTACGTGTAGCGGGCCTTGACGACGCGCTTCGTGCCGGTCTTCTTGTCGGTGAGCGTGAACTGGTACACGCCGGCGTCGAGCGCCGAGTTGCTGTCGAGGACGTTGATGTGCGTCTCGACCTTCTTGCCGACCGGCTTGTTCTCCAGGAAGTGCTCCATGTAGTCGACAATGCCGGCGCGGTTGGTGCGGACCTTGTTGGAGAGGGTGGGCAGGAGCACCGCGTCCTTCGCGTACCGGTTCGCGACCTTCTTCGGGTCGCCGGTCTGCAGTGACTTGTTCCAGCCGTCGAAGAGAGCCGCGATCTCCTTCTTGGAGGGCTTCTTCGGCGCGGCCTCGGCGCCGGCCATGCTGACTCCGGCGGTCACCGTACCGGCGGTGACGAGGGCGGTGGCGGTGACGATGGCGGCGCGTATGCGGTTCTTGCGGGTCATCGCGATCTCCCGTGCGAGGTTGGGGTGTTACTGCCTCCGCGTTCTCTGCGGTGGAAGTGACTCCAGATTCGCGTGACGCCGGTTAGGGGCTGTGCAGGAGACGTACAGGCGTCGGGCAACGTTCGTACAACGTCTTTTGACCGGTGGGTCAGGAGGCGTCGTCGTCGGTGAGTCCGGAGACGATCGCGCTCAGCATTCCGGTGAGCCACGTGTCCCCGAGAAAGCGCGAAGCATCATCGCGCACGCCCGAGGCCAGTTCGTCGGCACGTTCATGTTGCCCGGCCTTGCGGAGGTACAGTACCTGGCCCGCCCGGGCGAAAAGGGTGTGGACCGAGGTGTCGCCGAAGGCGCGGCGGGCCCGGGCGACGGCAACCCCGATGAGGGTGACGGCCCTCTCCGTCTCGCCGTTCCCTGACACGGTGCTGACGAGGTCCATCAACTGATAGAGGTCCTCCGGGTCTCCCGACCACGGTTCGGATTCGGCGCCGTCGAGGTCGCGCCCCGCCGGCCTCGACGCACCGGTGCTCGCGCCGTCCGGATTCCCGGCGGCCGGAGGTGCCGGACGCCTCTCGCCCCCGGCAGGCTCCGTCTTCTGGGCGTTGAGGCGGGCGAGAAGGCCCTTGATCCGGTCCGCGTTCTCCAGTACCCGGGCCAACTCCTCACGCGCATCGACCGTTTCCTCGTGATCCGGCCCGAGAAGTCGCTCACAGTCGGCCACCACCTGGGCCAACAGTGCCTGGGCCCGGTCGAAGTCACCCTGGATCGCACAGAACGTCGCCAGCACGGTCCGCGTGTCCCTGGTCACCTCGTCGTCCGGTCCACAGGCGTGGAGCGCGGCGTCGAGCGCCCGCTCGCACAGCGCCATGGCGCGTCCGGTGAACCCGTGCAACCCGAGTTGCATGCCGGCTCCGCGGAAGAGTTCCGCCGTTTCCTCCGTGTCCTGCTCCCGCGGAGAGCAGGCGGCCAGGGCCTCCACATGCGTCGCCCAGACCTGGTCCTCCGCGCTCAGGTAACCCCTGTGGCCGTTCCCCTCCGCTCTCTGGTCCAACCGCTCCTCCTCCATGACCAGCACAAGGACAGCCAAGCGGCGATAGAGGGCGATCAGGTCCGCCATCCGGGGCGGATCCGTGGGAACCGGCGTACGGGCCACCGCCTGCACCAGCCGGTGGACCGCGATGGTCCCGTCCCGCAGGGTGATCAAGCTGTGCGCGGCCAGCCGCCGGAGCGCCTCGGTGATCTCCAGGGGGGTGCTGCCCGGCACGTCGAGGTACCGACGGGGAATCCCGTCCGGTGCACACCAGGCGATGATCCGCAGGATCTGCTCCGCGCGCGGTGTGTCCTTGATCCGGTTCAGGGTCACCCGCCAGATCCGCGCGATCGTCCGCTCCGCGTCGCCGCCCTCCGGACCGGCCGCGTACAGCTCGGCGGGGTACCGAGCGAGGAGATCCAGGTACGCCCTGGGGGTGATCCCCGCCTCCCGGCAGTACGCGGCGGCCTGGTCGATCGCCAGGGGCAGGCAGCCCAGTTCACCGCACAACTCCTCGACACCCTCGGCCGGGCCGCCGTAGACACGCGTGAACAGCTCGACGGCCTCGGTGAGTTGGAGGACATCCAGGTCCAATGTTCTTCCGAGCCCCCGCCAACTCGTCGCACCCAGCCGCGTCGTGATCAGGAACCGCCCGTGCGGCGCCCGGCCCAGCAGCGACTTGATATCGGCCGGGTCGGAGACGTTGTCGAGGACGAGAAGCCAGCCGTCGTTCGAGGCGAGCCACTGGATCGTACGTTCGCGAAGGGCCTCATCCGGGAGGATGCCGACCAGGCTGGGATGGAGGGCACGGCCGAAATCGGCGAGGCCCGCCTCGAGGTGGGCCCTAGACCCGGCGGTGATCCACCAGACCGGGTTGAGGACGGCGGTGCGGCCGGCGGCCCAGTGTGCCGCCAGGGTGGATTTGCCGACGCCGCCGAGACCGTGCACGGCGTGGACGACAACGCCGCCCGGGTTGTCGAACGCCTCGTCCAGCAGCAACAGTTCGCGTTCACGGCCGACGAACTGAGCCGTACGTTCGGGCAGGTACCGCACCGCCTCGGTGACCGGCCCGAGGGCGAGCGCCTCCGCGGGAAGTACGGTCGCCCGCTCGGCCTGGGTGACGAAATCACCGGTGGCCACCTGGCCGATGTCCCGCCCCGCAGCGACCGCCCGCTCCCCCGACGCCGCCACGGAACGCTCCCCGGTCGTCTCCCCCGCTTCCTCGTTCACGCGTCTTCCCCCTCGTTCGAAAACGCCGACGGTTCCCGGGCGCGAAGCCCGTCGACAATACTCGCTCGAATTGGCCGGCCGCCCAAGCCATCCTGCCGTCATGAGCCTTCGCACCGGCTGGATCACCCGTGCCGAGACCGGCGCAGACATCCCCGCCATCCGTGAGATCGATCTGGCGGCCTTCGACACCCCGTTGGAGGCCGACCTCGTCGAGGCCCTGCGCGACGATGACGCCGCCTGGATCGACGGGCTGTCCATCGTCGCCGCGACGGAGGACGGCAAGAACGTCGTGGGGCACGCCCTCCTCACCCGCTGCCACATCGACGACACTCCGGCGCTGTGCCTGGGTCCCGTCGCCGTACTCCCCGAGTACCAGGGAACCGGCGCCGGTTCCGCGGCCGTCCGCGCCGCGCTGCGGGCGGCCGAGGACATCGGCGAGCACTTCGTCGTCGTCCTCGGACACCCGCCGTACTACCCGCGCTTCGGCTTCACCCGCGCCTCCGCCCACGGCATCAGGATCCCCATCGACGTCCCGGACGAGGCCCTGATGGCCCTCACCCTCGACCCCACCCACCCACTGCCCAGCGGCACCGTTCGGTACGCCGCGCCGTTCGGCATCTGACCGCGTCGCCCACCGGCCGCGCGGGGCGCACCATGCTCAGGCGCCCGGCCCCCTCGCGGGGAGGTCGGCTCAGTCGACGAACTCCTTGAGCGGCTCAGTGTCCAACGTGATGTTCACCGGGTCGGGAATTCTGACGGCGGCACCGATGGCCAGCCTCTCCTCGTGTCGATAACGGCCGTCCTCCACCTGGTTGAAGACGACAACCGAGCAGTCGTCACGGTCGATGAAGAGGTAGACGGGAATGCCGACGGCCGCATAAGCGTCAGGCTTCTCCATGCGCGTATACCAGTCGGTGTCCGGGTCGTCGGCGGTGACCTCGACCACCATGAGCACTCCGGCAGGATCGCTCCACTCGCCATGCCCGACGAAATGCCGAGCAGGCGCGAGCACGCCGTCAGGTCGTGCCCGCC
Protein-coding sequences here:
- a CDS encoding nuclear transport factor 2 family protein gives rise to the protein MTELRGTVETFWATAQARDWDAFAETLAEDVVYELPQTRERIHGRERYVQFNREYPGDWQARVVRIVAEPGQVVSWMHVTVGLEEMHAISFFTGDEQGRIAAVTDFWPEPYEPPTGREHLVERY
- a CDS encoding SURF1 family protein, whose product is MYRFLLTPRWWGINVFVLLAIPFCVFMGSWQLSRFEDRMADHRAATEKVDPADRAPARPLDELLPVDKETSGELATVSGRYGEQLLVPNRTLDDRTGFYVLTLLRTDGGKSLPVVRGWLPGTADADRAPAAPTGEVTVTGVLQASETPGSNGVAVQGGLPAGQTGAISAATLVNLVPDDLYDAWITLDKGDSGMKAVPATAPQDTGLDLKAFQNLGYTGEWFVFAGFVVFMWFRLFRREVEFIRDAELGLVPDEDGDGSAEGRATEDRSREAEPAQ
- a CDS encoding SigE family RNA polymerase sigma factor; this encodes MPGSAGGMPVIAPMPAARPTRIPSQRDGADDTSTVPASGTTVDHLTETYRAHYRSLLGLAALLLDDTASCEDVVQEAFIRVHSARKRVRDPEKTLAYLRQTVVNLSRSALRRRILGLKLLSKPMPDMASAEEGAYDQLERDSLIKAMKGLQRRQREVLVLRYFADMTEAQVAETLGISLGSVKAYGSRGIAALRVAMEAPA
- a CDS encoding aspartate kinase, producing MGLVVQKYGGSSVADAEGIKRVAKRIVETKKDGHQVVVVVSAMGDTTDELIDLAEQVSPMPTGREFDMLLTAGERIAMALLAMAIKNLGHEAQSFTGSQAGVITDSVHNKARIIDVTPGRIRTALDGGNIAIVAGFQGVSADSKDITTLGRGGSDTTAVALAAALDAEVCEIYTDVDGVFTADPRVVKKAKKIDWISSEDMLELASSGSKVLLHRCVEYARRYNIPIHVRSSFSGLPGTWVSNEKPESQGDNKVEHAIISGVAHDVSEAKVTVVGVPDKPGEAAAIFRAIADAEVNIDMVVQNVSAVTTGLTDISFTLPKTEGRKAIDALEKNKDGIGFDSLRYDDQIGKISLVGAGMKTNPGVTASFFEALSDAGVNIELISTSEIRISVVTRADDVPEAVRAVHTAFGLDSDSDEAVVYGGTGR
- a CDS encoding response regulator transcription factor codes for the protein MRVLLVEDDEPVAESLRRGLLRYGFEVEWVTTGGAALSYQGPYDVVLLDLGLPDTDGLDVCKVLRDRSAVPIIVISARSDETDRVVGLELGADDYVSKPFGVREVIARIRAVMRRIQPRTTDVPAVGPDRYGSRLTIDRKAARVHLDGTEVGLAPKEYDLLAFLAEEPGALMSREQIMEAVWDANWFGPTKTLDVHVAALRRKLAGAITIEAVRGVGFRLIVTEDAGTDKDSSAS
- a CDS encoding SgcJ/EcaC family oxidoreductase, with product MTRKNRIRAAIVTATALVTAGTVTAGVSMAGAEAAPKKPSKKEIAALFDGWNKSLQTGDPKKVANRYAKDAVLLPTLSNKVRTNRAGIVDYMEHFLENKPVGKKVETHINVLDSNSALDAGVYQFTLTDKKTGTKRVVKARYTYEYEKRNGVWKIVNHHSSAMPEG
- a CDS encoding HAMP domain-containing sensor histidine kinase gives rise to the protein MIRQLIRSYVLLVAVAIALFTVPVAFTLTNQLRGDTSQAVKREAETMARLLGTGDSASCAALAQMAGAYPPNEEKVEVTATNRCAMEGLREPSADTALAEALERGRNTVDWGSDFIWGENLVVTVPAFERSPDGKTETKKVVGAVRIMFSTDHLTARLWQIWGFRAGLAVLVLLAAAIIGAFAARRLTAPLRQLNEMASKMSDGDLTARSPVTGPQETQTLARTLNQAGERLDTLIASQRIFVADASHQLRTPLTALRLSLDNIADGVDDEFVREDVEQATAEVVRMSRLVNGLLVLARAEAKVTAAEPLSLRDVIQERLDVWRPAADERGVTITLRGSADGRPLVLASPGHLDQVLDNVFSNALEVSPDGATITVRVESRGDEVVLSVLDEGPGMSDAEKSRAFDRFWRGQGLTGKSGSGLGLAVVKQLVTDDGGTVTLKDAPGGGLCVALTLRAARHGSG
- a CDS encoding aspartate-semialdehyde dehydrogenase, coding for MAADAGRTGRPTLAVVGATGAVGTVMLQILSHRADIWGEIRLIASPRSAGRKLAVRGEEVEVTALSEEAFDGVDVAMFDVPDEVAERWAPIAAAKGTVVVDNSGAFRMDPQVPLVVPEVNRHALRARPRGIVANPNCTTLSMIVALGALHAEFGLRELVVSSYQAVSGAGRAGVETLRRQIALVAGTELGTSPGDVRRAVGDHTGPFPEPVALNVVPWAGSPRADGWSSEEMKVRDESRKILGLPNLPVAVTCVRVPVVTAHSLTVHACFEGEVTVAKAREILATAPGVVLYDDPGAGEFPTPADVVGTDPTWVGRVRRALDDPTALELFVCGDNLRKGAALNTAQIAELVAAELAA